GGCAACAGACGGCGCCCCCGGCCGTCGTTCTGTCCGGAGGCGCCTCGCCCTCGATCCGTTGACCTCGCGATCACCGCATTCAGGCCAACGCCATCGCCCCCGCCTCGACCACCTTGCCGTCGAACAGGTGCACCTCGCGATCCGCATGCTGCGCGTACCGCGAATCGTGCGTGACCATGCAGATCGTCGACCCGTTCTTGTTGAGCTCGCGGAGCAGGTCCATCACCGCCTCGCCGTTCTTCGAGTCGAGGTTGCCGGTCGGCTCGTCGGCGAGCAGGATCGCCGGGTCGCCGGCGACGGCGCGCGCGACAGCCACACGCTGCTGCTGGCCGCCCGAGAGCTGCGTCGGGTAGTGCTTGGTGCGGTGGCTCATCCCCACGCGCTCGAGCGCCGCGGCCACGCGGTCCTTGCGCTCGCTCGCCGGCATGTCGCGGTAAGTGAGCGGGAGCTCGACGTTCTCGAAGACCGTGAGGTCGCCGATGAGGTTGAACGCCTGGAAGATGAAGCCGATCTGCCGGTTGCGGACGCGGGCGCGCTCCACCGGGGCGAGCTTCGCGACCTGGTGCCCGTCGAGCAGGTAGTTGCCGTCGCTCGGCGTGTCGAGGAGGCCGAGGATCGAGAGGAGCGTCGTCTTGCCGCAGCCCGACGGGCCGCTGATGGCGACGTACTCGCCCTTCTTGATCTCGAAGTGGATGTCCTGCAGCGCATGGGTCTCGACCTCGTCGGTGAGGAAGACCTTCTTGATGCCGGTCATCGAGATCAGCGCGGGGGCGGTCGGGTTCATCATTGCGGCTCCGGGGGTTGGGCGGTGGAGGTCGTGTAAGCGGCTACTTGATGCGCACGCGGTCCACCGCGGCGTACTGCGTCATGTCGCTGAGGATCACCTGGTCGCCCACCTTGAGGCCACCGAGGATCTCCACGGTGTTCACGCTCGTGCGGCCGAGCTCGACGGGCATCCGCACCGCCGCCGAGCCACCGTCCACGAGCACGAACAGTCCCACGCGCCCGCTCGCCGCGCCGAACGCCGGTCGCCCGGTGTGCAGCACGTTGTTCAGGCGTTCGATCTGGATGGTGCCATCCACCGAGAGGTCCGGCACCGCGCCGGCGGGGAGCGGCCCCTCGAGCGAGACGTCGATCGTCACCGTCCCCTGGATCGCGGACGGGTCCTTCCGGATCACGCGCCCCTTCACGATCCCGTTGCGCGTGTCCACCGTCGCCGACTGGCCGAGCACGACGTCCTTCGCCTGCGACTCGGGGATCCGCAGCACGGCCTTGAGCTTGCCCGGCTGCACCACCTTCGCGAGCGTCGTCCCTTCGGGCACCCACTGGCCGAGCTGGAGCGTGAGGTCCTGCAGCACGCCGCCCTCAGGGGCTCGGACACTCAGCGAGCCCAGACGGTTTCGCTGCCGCTCGGCGATCGCCTCCAGCTGCGCGACCTGGCCCGTCTGCGTCGCGATCTGCGAATCGATCGAGGCCCGCTGCAGGTCCAGGCGCTCGCGCTCCACGCGGAGACGCGTCGTGGCCTCCTCGGCCTGCGCCCGACGGTTCGCCACCTCGAAGGCCGAGATGAGGTTGCGGCGCTGCAACGAGTCGGCCGCCTGCGCCTCCTGCGACGCGGCGACGAAGGTCGTGCGCGCGGTCGCGACCACGCCCTCCTGCGTGAGGATCTGGCTGCGGAGGTTCGTCTTGAGGTTGAGGAGCTCGATCTGCGCCTGCCGCACCTGCTGCTCGGCCTGCATCGTCTGGATCTGCAGGTCGGGGTTGCTCATCTCGAGCAGGACCTGCCCCGCGCCGACGCGGTCTCCCGACTCGACCGACTTGCGATCGACGCGCGCCGAGGCCTGGGCGGTGATGAAGCGGATCTGCTCGGGCACGAGCGTGCCGGGGCCGCGCACCTCGCGGACGACATCGCCCTGCCGCACCGAGTCGATGAGGATGGCGACGCGTTGGACGGTGGGTGCCGCCGGATCGAGCTGCGAGAGCGCGATCGTCGCGAGGATCACGACGGCCACGCCGGCGCCGATGGCGATGTTGCGGCCGGTCTTCTTCTGCGGAGCGCGAACGATATCCATCGTGGTCAGTCAGCCCTGAGAGTGATCGCCGGATCCACCGCCGCCGCCCGCCGCGCGGGCGCATAGGTCGCGACCGCGGCCACCGCGAGCAGCACGAGCGGGACCAGCGTGAACGTCATCGGATCGAGTGCGTTGCCGCCATATAGTACGCCCGCGAGCAGGCGGCTGGCACCCACGGCCCCGGCGAGCCCGAGGACCGCGCCCACCACCACCAGCAGCATCCCCTGCCGCATCATCAGCCGGATCACGTCCGACGCCGCGGCGCCGATCGCCATCCGGATCCCGATCTCGCGAGTGCGCTGCGAGACCGAGTACGCCATCACCCCGTACATCCCGACCGCCGCGAGGAGCAGGCCGAGCAGGCCGAAGACGCCGAGCGCCATCCCGGTGATGCGCGCCGGGAGCAACGCGATACTGAGGTGCTGATCGGCCGTACGGAGATTGCTGACGGGAAGATTCGCGTCGAGGTCGGCGACGACCCGGCGCAGCGTGGGGATCGCGGCCGCCGGGTCGCCTGCCGTCCGGATCACGACAGCCATCGACGCCCCCCAGAGCTGGGCCTGGGGGAACCACATGAAGGCCTTCGGGTCCTCGCCGAGCCGCTGGTACTTGCCGGTCGGCACCACGCCCACGACGGTCCAGTCGCCACCGGCGGTCCGCACGACCTTCCCGACCGCCTCCTGCCCGGGCCAGAACCGATCGACGAAGCGCTGGTTGATGATGATCGCCCGCACCGCGCCGCTGTCGTCCTGCACGGTGAAGTCGCGGCCGCGCAGGAGCGGGATGCCCATCGTCGCGAAGTAGCCGGGCGCGGCGCGTGAGTAGTTCACCGACATCCCCTCGTCCTTCGCGGGCACGTACCCGGGGATCTCGACGCCGCGGTCGCTGCTGTTCAGTCCGAGCGGCACGGCCTCGGTGAGGCTCGCGCCGCGGACCGTCGGCTCCGCCTGCAGCCGCGCGACGAGCTCGCGATAGAAGGTCTCGGTGTTGCCGCGCGCGTACCCTTGCATCGACGGGTCGAGGTCGGCGATGAGCAGGTTCGTCTCGTCGAATCCCTTGTCGAGCGCCGTCGCCGCGCGGAGGTTGCCGAGGAAGAGCCCGGCCGAGACCAGGAGCACGATGGAGAGCGCCATCTGTGCGACGACGAGTCCGCGTCGCACGCGCGAGCGGCCGTCGCCGGCCGGTGCTTCGCCCTTCAGCGCAGGGATCAGCGCCGGTCGCGTCGCCTGCAGCGCCGGGGCGAGCCCGAAGAGGACGCCCGTGAGCACGGTCGCGCCCAACGCGAAGCCGAGGACGCGACCGCTCAACTGCAGGTCCGGCGCGAAGTCGATCGCGATCGGGAATCGGATGCCGTTCACCAGCGCGATCGCCCAGGTCGCGACGAGCAGCCCGGCCGCGCCCGAGACCAGCGAGAAGACCAGGCTCTCGACGAGCAGCTGCCGGACGAGCGCGGCGCGACGGGCGCCGAGGGCGAGGCGGATCGCCATCTCCCGCGCCCGGTCGCGCGCCCGCGCGAGGAAGAGGTTCGCGACGTTCACGCAGGCGATCAGCAGGAGGATCACGACGACGGCCATCACCACCGCGGAGAGTCCGACCTGCGCCCCCCGGAAGGACGGATGGACCCCCGCCTCGTCCTGTGCCACCATGTGGATCCCGCTCTGCTCGTACTCGTCCGGGAACTCCGCGCGCAGCTCCGTCTCGAGCGCGTCGAGCCGCGCGCGCGCCTGCTCGAAGGAGACGCCCGGCTTCAGTCGTGCGACGATGTTCATGTAGTTGTTGCCGCGCGTCTCGAACCCCGCCTCGCCGCCGGGCCGGACCTGGCCGAGCTGCATGAGCGGGATCCAGAGCATCGGCTGCACCATCGGCATCACGCCGAGGAAGCGCGGCGGCGCGACGCCGATGATCGTGACGTTGCGCCCGTTGAGCGGCACCTCCTTTCCGACGATGTCCGGATCGGCACCGAAGAGCGTCCGCCAGCCCGCGTCGGAGAGGACGATGACCGGATGCGCGCCGCGCCCCTCGTCCTCCTCGGGAAGGAAGGTGCGCCCCCGCGCGGCCGGCACGCCGAGCACGGAGAAGAAGTCGGCCGAGACCATTTGCGCGAACACCATCGTCGGGCGCCCCGAGGCGGTGATGCTCACCTCGGACCAGTTCCAGGCCATCGCGCCGTCGAAGACGTCGGTGGTGCGGCGCCGGACGTCCCAGAAGTGCGGGATGGAGCTCGAGCCGTAGAGCTCCGGCCCCGGCCAGGTGCGATAGAGCTGGACGAGCCGGTCGGTCCCTTGCACGACGGCCACGGGCCGCAGCAGGAGCGCCTCCACCGCGGCGAACACCGCGGTGTTGAGACCGATGCCAAGCGCGAGCGTGACGACGACGATCGTCGTGAAGAGCGGGCTCTTCGCGAGCATGCGGCCGGCGAAGCGGAGGTCGTCAATCATAGCGGAGGGCCTGCATCGGGTGGACCTGCGCAGCGCGGCGCGCCGGGACGAAGCCGGCGGCGAGCGCGACGAGCGCGAGGAGTACGACGCTCGACGAGAAGACGAGCGCATCGTGCCCTTCCAGTCCGTAGAGCAGCGAGCGCGCGGCCTTGCCGAGCCCGAGCGCAGCGGCGACCCCGAGGAAGCCGCCGACGATCGTCATGAGGCCCACCTGCCGCATGACCATCGCCCGCACCTTCGCGCCGTCCGCCCCGAGCGCCATCCGCACGCCGATCTCCCGCGTCCGCTGCGCGACCGAGTACGCGAGCACGCCGTAGAGCCCGACGCCGGCGAGCAGGGTCGCGAGCACCGCGAAGCAGGCCGAGAGGATCGAGATCATCCGGTCGAGGAAGACGTTCTCGCGCACCTGCTGCGGCAGCGTCTTGAGGTCCTCCACCGGGATGGTCGCGTCGACGCGCTTCACCACCTCGCGGATGCTCGCGAGCATCTGTTCCGGCGGCAGCGTGGACTTCACGTAGAAGTTCATGTAGCCACTGGCCAGGGTCTGCGGCCAGCTCGTGTAGAAGACCGGCGGCACCGAGTCCTTCACGTCGGAATACTTGATGTCCGGCACGAGGCCGACGATCTGGGTGTCGAGCGTGTCGCGGCTCGTCTCGTCGGTCATGAACTTGCCGACGACGTCGTTGCCGAGCTTGAACTTCCGGGCGAAGGCCTGGTTCACCACGGCGACCTTCATGCCGCCGCGGATGTCCGATGCGGCGATGTCGCGACCGGCGAGCATCGCGACCCCGAGCGTCGTGAAGTAGCCGGGGCCGACCGAGTTGAGGCGCGAGTTGTTGTCGACGTCGGGGCCGCGCTCATAGCCCTGCACGAGCACGTCGGTGCCCCAGTTGTCCCCCGCCAGGAGCGGCACGAGCGCGGAGGTCACCCCGGTCACGCCGGGCATCGACCGCAGTTCCTCCTCGACCCGCTGGAAGTAGAGGGTCGAGCGCGTCGAATCGTACCCCGACCGTTCCGGCGAGAGGCCGAACGTCGCGAACTGCTCGATCCGGACGCCCAGATCCACGCGACTGACGTTCGCGAGGCTCTTGAGGAAGAGCCCGGCCGACACCAGCAGCGCCATGGAGAGCGTGATCTGCACCGTCACGAGCGAGGCCCGGAAGCGCGCCGCCGCCTTTCCGCCCGTGAGCTGCCCCGCGCCCGACCGGATGACCGAGATGAGGTCGCTCCGCGTGCTGTGCAGCGCCGGGAACATGCCGAACAACACGCCCGTCGCGATCGAGAGCCCTGCGGCGAAGAGCACGACCGATGGCTGCAGCTCGAACCGCAGCGTCTCGATCGCATCCGACGGCATCAGCGACCCGATGAACGTCAGCGTCCACTGCGCCACCACGAGGCTCACCGCGCCGCCGAGCAGCGACAGCAGCACCGACTCGGTGAGCAGCAGTGACAGCAGCTGCCGCCGCGTCGCGCCGAGCGCGAGCCGCACCCCCATCTCGGCGGCGCGCCCCGCGCCGCGCGCGAGCAGCAGGTTCGCGATGTTCGCGCAGGCGATGAGGAGCACCACCCCGGTGACGCCGAAGAGGAGGTAGAGCGGCGTCCGCGCTTCGCTGAAGATCGAGCTCTGGCCCTGCTTCCCCGGCTCCACCCCGAGGGTCTTGGTGCGGAACCGCTGTATCGTCTGGTCGCTCATCCCGTCCTGCAGCGGCGCCTCGACATCATTGATGATCGGACGATAGATCCCGTTGAGCGCCGCGGTCGCCTGGTCGAGCGAGACGCCCGGCTTGAGGCGCCCGAAGACGTAGACCCAGTAGTTTCGGCGCCGTTCGAACTGCTCGGTGCGGAACCAGCGCTCGAGCTGCGCCCGCATCGAGATCGGCACGAAGAACCGCGGGCGCGAGCCCAGCGTGGTCCCCGTGAAGCCCTCCGGCGCCACGCCGACGATGCTGTAGGTGGAGCCGTTGATCAGGAGCGTCCGGCCGATGACACCGGGATCGGCGCCGAAGCGTTCACGCCAGAAGTCGTGCGCGAGCACCGTCACGTAGTTCGCGCCCGGGACCGCGTCATCGCTCGGCGTGAGGAGCCGCCCCACCGCGGCCTGCAGCTGCAGCGTCGGGAAGTACGAGCCCGACACCATCATCCCTTCGGCCGTCATCGGTTCGTTGTCGATCGCGACGCTCGCGCCCATGTTGCGGTGCGCGGCGAGCCCCGTGAGGACCGTCTGCGCCTTCTCGAGGTCGCGGAACATCGGATACGAGAGGACGACATCGCAGTCGCCGGCCTGCGAGCAGGACTGGGAGCCCGGCTTGGGGCCCGGCGCGCTCAGGTTCACCAGTTCCGTGGGCGCCGGCACGGGCAGCGGCCGCAGGAGGATCTGGTCGAACAGCGAGAAGATCGCCGAGTTGGCGCCGATCCCGAGCGCGAGGGAGAGCACGGCGACGGCCGTGACGAACGGCGTGCGGAGGAGCATGCGCGCCGCGAGCTTCACGTTCTGCAGCATGGGACGGGGCTTGGGGGGCGGTGGCCTCGATGACGCGGGATTGGACAGTCCCCGCGGCCAGACCGTTTGACCTTCCCCGACTACCTGCGGGGCCGGGGGCGAGTTTCAGCCCCGGGCCGACCCGTCACGGGGTCCGGCGGTACCACCCGTCGAACGAGACCGCCCAGGTGCGACCGCCGTCCCCGCTCGTCTCCCATAGCTGACGGACCCGACCGTCGCCCTGCGGGATCCAGCTCACGCGCTGCCGGAGCAATTTGCCCGCGGGGTCCTTCGCTTCGCCCTCGAGCACCATCCGGCCGTCGCGGAGCCCGCCCCGCAGATGGAGTACGTCACCGCCGCTCCCGACCCAGTCCTGCCCCCACTGGCCAGTGCCGAGGTCGTAGGCGTTGAGGCTCTGCCCGGTGTTCGGCACCGAGCCGCCCGCGACCCAGTGCTCATGGACGGTGCAGCCGCCGTCCTCGAGGGTCACCGAGTTGCGCCCCATGACCGTGGTGCCGGCGCTGTCCGTCACCGTCCACTCGCCGACCCAGAAGTCGAACTGGCGGTGCATCGGGGTCTTGCACCCCGGCGGAGCGCCCTGGGCGAGGGCCGTTGTCGGCAGGAGCGTCAGGGCAACGAGCAGGCCGAGCAGTCGCATCAGCGTTCACTCCTTCGGACCATGAGTTTGAGACCCGACCAGGTCTCGTCGACCGCACACACCTTCACATCGACCCACCCCATGGGGAGCGCGACCTCGCGGATCACGTCCTCGGTGACGTCGGTCTTCACCTTCGAGGCCTTCTTGGGCCAGGAGACCCAGACCGTGGCTTCCGGGCGGAGGGTCTGCCGCAGGGTCTTGAGGGCGCGCTCGAGGCGCGACCGGGCCGTCGCGAAGACGTGGACCAGATCCGCGTTGGAGTCCAGTCCCTTCGCGAACCGCACCCCCGTCGGCAGGGGCGCCACGAGATCGCGGTAGTCGGCTGGCCCGTCCCAGACGAAGAGACGGGCGCCTTCCTTGATGTCGAGCTTCTTCGCGAGGGGGGTCCCCGAGTATCCGGCGTCGCTGGGCATGACGAGTCTACCCGTGCCAGTCCGAAAACCGCACAGGAAGGCTGGTCAGCGCCGCGTTCCGGAACGAAGTCAGGCCGTGGGCGGCGCCGGAGCGGCCGCGGCGGGAGGCTCGGGGTCGCGCTCCACGAGGATCGCGTAGTCGGTGGCAAGCACCGCCACCGCTCCCACCGCTGCCCAGAACGGGAGCAGCGCCATGCCGGCGATCCCGGCGTTGAGCGGCATGTCGAACAGCGTCCGCCCCTCGGGATTCTTGAGGATGATGCGGCGGACGTTCCCCTCGTGGATGAGCTCCTTGAGCTTCTCCATGAGTGCGGCGCCACTGACCTTGAACTCTTCCATGGGATCGACCTTGCCGCGCGGGGCGGCGGTGGGTGCCATCGGGGCGTACGCATCGCGGGGGGCATTGGTGTCACCGGACCCCGGGATGTCGTACCTTCCGGCATCGAGCGGGGCCGCATTCCCGGTCCAGGCCACTTTCCTCCTTCTTCCTTCTACCTTCTTCGTTCTCCTTATGGCCAAGATCGGCGAATCCGAGTGGATCTGGCGCGACGGTTCCCTCGTGAAGTGGCAGGACGCGACCGTACACGTGCTCGCTCACTCCGTGCAGTTCGGCTCGGCGGTCTTCGAGGGCATCCGGTGCTACCCGACGCCGAAGGGCCCGGCGATCTTCCGGCTCCGCGAGCATCTCAAGCGGATGCTGAACTCCTGCAAGATCTACCGCATGGACCCGCCCTGGACGATCGACCAGCTGGTCGAGGCGCATCGCGAGGTCGTCCGGAAGAACGGCATCGCGCAGTGCTACATCCGCCCCATGGTCCTGCGCGGCTACGGCGCGGCGGGGATGGTGCCCTTCGACAGCCCGATCGAGACGTTCGTTCCGTGCTGGCCGTGGGGCGCGTACCTCGGCGACGAGGCGCTCGAGAAGGGGGTCGACGCCTGCGTCTCCACCTGGAACCGCGTCGCGCCCAACACGATCCCCGCCGCGGCCAAGATCGCCGGCAACTATCTGAGCGGCCAGCTCGTGAAGATGGAGGCGCTGCGCAACGGCTTCGACGAGGCCATCGCGCTCGGTCCGGACGGGATGCTCAGCGAGGGGTCGGGGCAGAACGTCTTCGTGGTGGACGGCGGTGAACTCTACACGCCGCCGCTCGACGGGACGCTGCTCCCCGGCATCACCCGCGACACGGTGATCAACATCGCGAAGGACGAAGGCCTGACGGTGCACGTCCAGCCGCTCACGCGCGAGACGCTCTACACGAGCGAGGAGTGCTTCGTGTGCGGCACGGCGAGCGAGGTCACGCCCATCCGGAGCGTCGATCGCCTGCCCGTCGGCGACGGCAAGGTCGGCCCGGTGACGCGGCGGATCCAGCAGCGCTATCTGGACATCGTGTACGGCCGGATCCCGGACACGCACGGGTGGCTGACGTACGTGTGATCCCGTTGCACGCGGCGAGGCAACGAGGAGTCCGACTCCTCGTCGCCCTGTCGGTCGTGCTCGCATCGCCGATGGCGATGGCCGCGCAGGCCGGCGCGGTCTCCGGTCAGGTCGTGTCCGAGACCGGCGTCCCGCTCGCCGGCGCTCGCGTGTCGGTGCCGACCGGCCGGCGGGAGGTCGCGACTGACGCCGCCGGCCGGTTCCGGATCGAGCGGCTCGCGATCGGCCCGGCGACGATCACGGCGAGCGCACCGGGGTTCGAGACGGCGCGGCGAACCGTCGAGGTCCGCCTCGACCGGCCGACCGAGGTGCGCCTCGTCCTGACGCCAGTCCGTACGCGCCTCGGCGCCGTACTCGTCCGCGAACAGGCACCAGCGGGGACGATGCGTCCCGCGGGCGACACCCTCGGGCCCCTCATGGTGCCCGGCGCCCGCACCGAGGTGATCGCGCTCGAGGGATCGGACGCGAACCTCGCCGAGAAGGTCGGCCGACAGATCTTCGCGCGGGTGCCCGGCCTCCAGGTCTACGACATGGACGGCGCAGGGAACCAGACGAACGTCTCGACCCGCGGACTCGATCCGCATCGCTCCTGGGAGTTCAACCTCCGGCAGGATGGGGTGCCCATCAACTCGGACCTGTACGGGTATCCGGCGAGCCACTACAGCCTGCCGATGGAAGCGATCGAACGAGTGGAGCTCGTCCGCGGCACCGCCTCGCTGCAGTACGGGTCCCAGTTCGGCGGACTGCTGAACTACGTCACGCGCGCAGCGGACACCTCGCGAGCGCTGGCGCCACGGGTCGTGATGAATGGCGGCTCGTTCGGCCTCGCCAATCTGTACGGCGAGGCGAGTGGCCGCGTCGGCGGCGTCGACTATGTCACCTATGCGGCTTGGCGCGAGAGCGACGGGTACCGGGACGGCGCCCGCTCGCGCTACTCGGCGCAGTACGCGTCGGCGACGTGGCGCCTCACGTCGACGCTGCGACTCCGCGCCCAGGTGGCACGGTCGTGGTACCTGTATCGGATCCCCGGGCCGCTCACGGATGCGATGTTCGCCGCGGACCCCAGGCAGTCGACGCGGTCGCGGAACTGGTTCAGCCCGACCATCACGATCCCGGCGTTGCAGGCCGAGTGGCGGCCGAGCGCGCGCACGCGACTGTCCGTCCAGGCGAGTGGCGTCCTCGGCGACCGCAGCTCGGTGCAGTTCGTCGGATTCGCCACCGTCGCGGACACCGCACTGACCGCCACCGGTCGCCCGGCGAACCGGGCCGTCGACATCGACGACTTCGACAGCCGCACGCTCGAGGTCCGACTCACGCACGCGCACACGGTCGGCGCGCGCGCCGCGACGATCGCGGCCGGCGTCACGATGTCCGACAATCACATGCGCCGCCGGCAGCAGGGGGTCGGCACCACCGGCGACGACTACGATCTCGGCATCACCGGCGCGTTCGGTCGCGACCTGCGCTACCGGTCGCGCGCGGTCGCCGCGTACGCGGAGGAGATCGTGCGCGTGACCGACCGCTGGACGCTCATCCCCGGCGTCCGCATCGAGCGCGGCGAGACGCGCATGACCGGACGGCTCGCGTACTACGACCCGGCGGACGTGCCGCGCACGGTGCGGCACGATTTCCCCCTCCTCGGGCTTCGCACGAGCTATCGCGGTGCGCGCGCGGAGTGGTACGGGGGCTGGAGCGAGTCGTACCGGCCGATGCTGCTCAAGGACCTGCTGCCGGAGAACGCGCTCGAGCGGAGCGACCCGGCGATGCGCGACGCGCGCGGCTGGACGGCGGAGAGTGGCGTCCGCGGCACGCGCGGGGCGCGGCTCACCTACGACGTCGGCCTCTTCTGGATGCGGTACGATGGGCGATTCGGCGCGCTGCTGCGCGATGACGGCGCGGGGCCGTACGTGTTCAAGACGAACCTGGGGTCCACGCGAACGGCGGGGGCCGAGATCGCCCTCGACGCCTTGCTCGCGACCTCGGCGCACGCGACCTGGCGGGGATTCGCCTCCGCGGCGCTCTTCGACGCCGTCTATCGCAAGGGCGTCGCCGTGACCGGTGGCGCGAACGTCGCCCTCGACGGGAATCGCGTGGAAGGGGTGCCCGCGATCATCGTCCGGACCGGCGTCGTCCGCACCGGCGCCGCTGGCACGATGACGCTCCAGGTGAGCCACACCGGCGAGAGCTTCGGCGACCCGCTCAACACGCGCGAACCGAACGTGACGGGTGCTCGCGGCATCGTGCCGGCATACACGCTCGTGGATCTCACGCTCTCGCGTCGTGTCGGCGCGCACGCCGTCGTGCGCGCGGGGGTGACGAACGTCTTCGATGTGCGGTACTTCACCAAGCGCCCGGCGTTCTACCCGGGCCCCGGCGTCTGGCCGAGTGATGGCCGCGGCGTCACCTTGGGGATGTCGCTCGGCCGGTAGCGTCGCGGATCTGGCACGGTCCCTGCCTCGTAGGGAGGCGTAGGGCCGAGGAAACCCGCGGTTCTGTCCTCCCTGCAGGTCACTCGCTCGGTCCAAGTGTGTCATTCCGGATGGAACGCGTATCTGGCGTGCTCTGAAGGGGTTGGAACTTCCCGGAACTCCCCCCCTGCGCCACGGTACGACCGGGTAGGCCTGTCACGCAGGAGACCGTATGACCCGCTCCACCGCAGTCCTTCGCCTCGCGCTCGCCCTCTCGGCGGGCGCCACTCCGCTGGTCACCCCGGCACTCCTCGCGCAGGAACCGACCATCTCGGCCGATTCCCGCGTGCGGGACGATGAGCTCTTCACGGTCGAAGAGCTCGACAATCTGCTGGCGCCGGTGGCGCTGTACCCTGATCCGATCCTGGCCCAGCTCTTCATCGCGGCCACGTATCCGGAGCAGGTCGAGCTCGCGGCGCGCTACGTCGAGAACTACGGCACCGACGGCATCGACGACCAGCGCTGGGATGTCAGCGTCCGGTCGATCGCGCACTACGGTCCGGTGCTGAACATGCTCGTCGAGCGCCCGAACTGGGCGACGGCGGTCGGCCGCGCGTACGCGATGCAGCCGGGCGACGTGATGGCGAGCGTCCAGAGCCTGCGCCGCATGGCGCGCGCCCAGGGCAACCTCCAGTCGACGGAGCAGCAGCGCGTCGAGGTCGAGCGCGAGTACATCCGGA
This window of the Gemmatimonadota bacterium genome carries:
- a CDS encoding TonB-dependent receptor, with the protein product MADVRVIPLHAARQRGVRLLVALSVVLASPMAMAAQAGAVSGQVVSETGVPLAGARVSVPTGRREVATDAAGRFRIERLAIGPATITASAPGFETARRTVEVRLDRPTEVRLVLTPVRTRLGAVLVREQAPAGTMRPAGDTLGPLMVPGARTEVIALEGSDANLAEKVGRQIFARVPGLQVYDMDGAGNQTNVSTRGLDPHRSWEFNLRQDGVPINSDLYGYPASHYSLPMEAIERVELVRGTASLQYGSQFGGLLNYVTRAADTSRALAPRVVMNGGSFGLANLYGEASGRVGGVDYVTYAAWRESDGYRDGARSRYSAQYASATWRLTSTLRLRAQVARSWYLYRIPGPLTDAMFAADPRQSTRSRNWFSPTITIPALQAEWRPSARTRLSVQASGVLGDRSSVQFVGFATVADTALTATGRPANRAVDIDDFDSRTLEVRLTHAHTVGARAATIAAGVTMSDNHMRRRQQGVGTTGDDYDLGITGAFGRDLRYRSRAVAAYAEEIVRVTDRWTLIPGVRIERGETRMTGRLAYYDPADVPRTVRHDFPLLGLRTSYRGARAEWYGGWSESYRPMLLKDLLPENALERSDPAMRDARGWTAESGVRGTRGARLTYDVGLFWMRYDGRFGALLRDDGAGPYVFKTNLGSTRTAGAEIALDALLATSAHATWRGFASAALFDAVYRKGVAVTGGANVALDGNRVEGVPAIIVRTGVVRTGAAGTMTLQVSHTGESFGDPLNTREPNVTGARGIVPAYTLVDLTLSRRVGAHAVVRAGVTNVFDVRYFTKRPAFYPGPGVWPSDGRGVTLGMSLGR